A single region of the Methanothermobacter sp. K4 genome encodes:
- a CDS encoding YkvA family protein, which translates to MTAADFKDFYDVLVENLESFNGEYASFIDHGPKLFKLLADFLGYEHLKSHLRLKISAAIAYYVVPMDVIPETVYGAYGYIDDIFITAYVIRILADVYGYEFLSEYWEGEEDLEEVVELCYERSKEVLREKTTDVLEYVGLI; encoded by the coding sequence ATGACAGCGGCAGATTTTAAGGATTTCTATGACGTGCTGGTTGAGAACCTTGAATCCTTCAACGGGGAATATGCATCCTTCATAGATCACGGTCCTAAACTCTTCAAGCTCCTGGCGGACTTCCTTGGCTATGAACACCTCAAGAGCCACCTCAGACTCAAAATAAGCGCGGCAATAGCCTACTATGTTGTGCCCATGGATGTCATCCCTGAGACGGTCTACGGTGCATACGGGTACATTGATGATATCTTCATAACAGCCTACGTCATAAGGATCCTGGCGGACGTCTATGGCTACGAGTTCCTCTCAGAGTACTGGGAGGGAGAGGAAGACCTTGAAGAGGTTGTTGAACTCTGCTATGAGAGATCAAAGGAGGTCCTCAGGGAGAAGACAACCGATGTGCTGGAATATGTGGGTTTGATCTGA
- a CDS encoding ATP-binding protein produces MGFTGKCYGETSPSRVSFVSREMPHVGEYVVMEYDGRRVLGMIESLLRGVPGVTEDLNDPETVERIVRVTGGRQYLRGTVRILGDVETLEIPRVPPGPGTEVRSADTETLRRIFGRGSLTLGRLLSADVPFRVDINRMVTRHIAILAVTGAGKSNTVAVIVDELLRAGGTVIIFDMHSEYVSAEFNHGSVNPIGAAINPARLSLREIKRLSNVTKNAYVQERYLSRAHRRVAPEFEGGGVSAEDFLRRMHEELDHLLAENSSDKRSIIDVQNKLEYMAEAYDEIIDLETGGIIERLRLNHANVIDLGLVDETGSDVIVSHVLQEVLQSRKDYINHGEGLETPVFIVLEEAHILAPADRSTESRYWISRVAREGRKFGVGLALVSQSPKSLDPAALSQANNMIIMRLIEPNDQMHVQRASEALSDDLLSHLPSLNIGEAVVVGLMAPVPAMVKIGEFTGKLSGGDPDVESIWRGMGGKG; encoded by the coding sequence ATGGGATTCACAGGTAAGTGCTATGGGGAGACGTCACCATCAAGGGTGAGCTTTGTCTCAAGGGAGATGCCACATGTTGGCGAGTACGTGGTGATGGAGTATGATGGCCGGCGGGTGCTTGGCATGATAGAGTCACTACTGCGGGGTGTCCCCGGGGTCACAGAGGACCTCAATGACCCCGAGACGGTTGAGAGGATAGTTAGGGTTACAGGGGGGCGGCAGTATCTCCGCGGCACAGTTAGAATACTTGGAGATGTTGAGACACTTGAAATTCCACGTGTACCCCCAGGGCCCGGGACAGAGGTCCGATCAGCAGACACAGAAACCCTCAGGAGGATATTCGGGCGGGGAAGCCTGACTCTTGGGAGGCTACTTTCTGCTGATGTACCATTCCGGGTTGACATAAACCGTATGGTCACAAGGCACATCGCGATACTTGCAGTTACAGGGGCGGGGAAATCCAACACCGTGGCCGTGATAGTTGATGAGCTCCTGCGGGCCGGTGGAACGGTCATAATCTTTGATATGCACTCAGAGTATGTGAGTGCGGAGTTCAACCATGGAAGTGTTAACCCTATAGGGGCTGCCATAAACCCGGCGAGGCTCTCCCTGAGGGAGATCAAGAGGCTTTCAAATGTTACAAAGAACGCCTACGTTCAGGAGAGGTACCTTTCAAGGGCCCACAGGAGGGTGGCACCTGAATTTGAGGGTGGTGGGGTATCCGCTGAGGACTTCCTGAGGAGGATGCATGAGGAGCTGGACCATCTGCTTGCAGAAAACAGCAGCGATAAGAGGAGCATAATCGATGTGCAGAACAAGCTGGAGTACATGGCAGAAGCCTATGATGAGATAATAGACCTGGAGACAGGGGGGATAATCGAGAGGCTCAGGTTAAACCATGCCAATGTGATCGACCTTGGCCTGGTGGATGAGACGGGATCTGATGTTATAGTGAGCCACGTCCTCCAGGAGGTCCTCCAGAGCAGGAAGGACTACATAAACCATGGGGAGGGACTTGAAACCCCAGTATTCATCGTGCTTGAGGAGGCGCATATCCTTGCACCCGCTGATCGGTCCACAGAGTCAAGGTACTGGATAAGCCGCGTGGCAAGGGAGGGGCGAAAGTTCGGCGTGGGACTTGCCCTTGTGAGTCAGAGCCCCAAGTCCCTTGATCCTGCAGCCCTCTCACAGGCCAATAACATGATAATAATGCGTCTGATCGAACCCAATGACCAGATGCATGTTCAGAGGGCCAGCGAGGCCCTCAGTGACGACCTCCTATCTCATCTACCGTCCCTGAATATCGGTGAGGCGGTTGTGGTTGGGCTCATGGCACCGGTCCCTGCAATGGTGAAGATAGGTGAATTCACAGGTAAGCTATCCGGGGGTGACCCTGACGTGGAGTCCATCTGGCGTGGGATGGGGGGTAAAGGATAA